The following are from one region of the Nitrospiraceae bacterium genome:
- a CDS encoding response regulator, translating to MPKVLVADDSIAVRKVAERLLTEAGLGVTLAANGEEALTSLAKECPDLIVSDVIMPDKSGYEVCAFVRSQAAFAAIPVLLISGIVNDEVTKQAESCRADGVLKKPFQGTSLKDRVLELLAKRESPEAAPPKAKEEKAQPPSSAKISPHLSDEQLVANRQAVTKLKQIEDELQTERQRTAQLSRRVAELEGQGGRLKELESALASERDQSAQFKKHAADAGNLATRVQELEATVTAERERSAQAAKKLSEAAGLSSQVQELEGALKKEREMNGQYAVRISELQKGAARAQEFEAALNAERQAATQLVQQMTGLEKTANKVQEMTQQLNKEQQQVAELTRRLNETERAATRAAALEQEITEAKRKIGELTARLGESERTQVKIQESETLLQTERDRNAVLARRITEAEQATIQATKRFEEMAKKLGEIAGLASQLGNGTRRS from the coding sequence ATGCCGAAGGTGCTAGTGGCCGACGACAGTATCGCCGTTCGGAAAGTCGCAGAACGGCTGCTGACGGAAGCTGGTTTGGGAGTAACCCTCGCCGCGAATGGCGAAGAAGCTCTCACATCTCTGGCAAAAGAATGTCCAGATTTGATCGTGTCCGACGTGATTATGCCGGACAAGAGCGGGTATGAGGTCTGCGCATTTGTCCGGTCACAAGCTGCATTTGCCGCGATTCCCGTCCTGCTAATTTCTGGAATCGTGAACGATGAGGTCACCAAACAAGCCGAATCGTGCCGTGCGGACGGAGTTCTGAAAAAGCCTTTTCAAGGAACTTCGCTCAAGGATCGCGTGCTCGAGCTTTTGGCCAAACGCGAAAGCCCGGAGGCTGCGCCGCCGAAGGCGAAGGAAGAAAAAGCTCAACCTCCAAGTTCGGCGAAAATATCTCCACACCTGTCCGATGAGCAATTGGTTGCCAATCGGCAGGCGGTTACCAAGCTCAAGCAGATAGAGGATGAATTGCAGACCGAGCGGCAACGAACGGCACAACTCTCTCGTCGAGTGGCGGAATTGGAGGGCCAAGGGGGGCGCCTGAAGGAGCTGGAGTCGGCTTTGGCATCAGAGCGAGACCAGTCCGCCCAGTTTAAAAAGCACGCTGCCGATGCCGGAAATTTGGCGACCCGGGTGCAAGAATTGGAAGCGACCGTCACGGCGGAGCGGGAACGATCGGCTCAAGCCGCAAAAAAGCTGTCGGAAGCTGCCGGTCTATCCAGCCAAGTTCAGGAGCTGGAAGGCGCCTTGAAGAAAGAACGGGAGATGAATGGACAGTATGCCGTTCGGATAAGCGAGTTGCAAAAAGGTGCGGCCCGTGCTCAAGAGTTTGAAGCAGCTCTGAATGCTGAACGCCAAGCCGCAACGCAATTGGTACAACAAATGACGGGGCTGGAGAAAACGGCCAACAAGGTTCAGGAGATGACCCAGCAATTGAACAAGGAACAACAACAGGTAGCGGAGCTGACCCGTCGATTGAACGAGACCGAACGAGCAGCAACGCGAGCTGCTGCGCTCGAACAAGAAATTACGGAAGCCAAACGTAAAATTGGCGAGCTTACCGCCCGTCTTGGCGAATCTGAACGAACTCAAGTCAAGATTCAAGAATCGGAAACATTGCTACAAACGGAGCGGGATCGAAACGCTGTGCTGGCACGGCGAATTACTGAAGCAGAGCAAGCCACTATTCAAGCAACCAAGCGCTTTGAAGAGATGGCCAAAAAACTCGGCGAAATTGCCGGGTTGGCATCGCAGTTGGGGAATGGGACGCGGCGGTCCTGA
- a CDS encoding HD-GYP domain-containing protein codes for MIDQHSTQWYQSAVERLTQVAAEIQRQDVLDLKGVSVLASNIVESLGKSDQLLVEALAGPSGPPLLTNLVNVGILATKVGVGLGYYGRELERLALAGLMHDVGLFAVPQSLVTKSGRLTPEERMLVEQHPELGYQALRKLGPTHDWLAQVVRQAHERWNGRGYPNKLKGRQITEFAQIIGVVDVFDALVSPRPYRRRFFPHEAVRELMVVERTAFPREVMKALVEQLSAYPIGTSVRLSTGELGTVIRVNTRYPLRPAVMIRETEPEGLESRHVDLSTLPLVTIIETVEPPDIARLSFPTQAKKTEPMASVSDQFSSLLESLDAIASAIQGVVESAGPGRHESDNSARDESSRAQGRTASRELVDASFEKEVVGLFALEAHEWLAQIQTTLKKLSEGANQTVRPKLYGIILQGITNLAKSAATVQLSAIEQMASNLLPILQEVGRQEPRAAAAALNSLHEGLARISMAVHRLTGGQGDEYPAPVPVSEGPAVEPASSSSPANHEKVAAPRSVIQASTAGGLPLLTALRELHQARARSVQPTRDVLEAVILMAEHEGGDLEATSIDRILNELNILDEEFVEEVRKRVPVIIRELHNLRSQETTDFVTATQLDPIVREVDTLHDLASRVQASMMTMFLQGLQSFLLVTAYRKASTLPQRLEMVEARMQALIPMAEQWVNIGRLERAAISEILPA; via the coding sequence GTGATCGACCAACATTCAACACAATGGTATCAGAGCGCAGTCGAACGGCTGACGCAGGTTGCTGCAGAAATTCAGCGGCAGGACGTCCTCGATCTGAAGGGCGTGTCAGTGCTCGCGTCGAACATCGTCGAGTCGCTTGGCAAGAGCGATCAATTGCTGGTCGAAGCCCTTGCCGGACCGAGCGGCCCACCACTTCTTACAAATCTGGTTAACGTCGGAATCCTGGCAACAAAGGTGGGAGTGGGGCTCGGCTATTACGGACGAGAACTAGAACGACTGGCTTTGGCTGGGCTTATGCACGACGTGGGCTTATTCGCTGTTCCGCAGTCTTTGGTCACCAAGTCTGGCCGTTTGACTCCTGAAGAGCGCATGCTGGTCGAACAACATCCAGAACTCGGGTACCAAGCGTTGCGCAAGCTCGGACCGACGCATGACTGGCTGGCCCAAGTCGTCCGCCAAGCCCACGAACGGTGGAACGGGCGAGGGTACCCTAACAAACTCAAAGGCCGCCAGATCACCGAGTTCGCTCAAATCATCGGTGTCGTGGACGTGTTTGACGCACTGGTCAGCCCGCGTCCGTATCGCCGACGTTTCTTTCCTCATGAGGCGGTACGCGAACTCATGGTGGTTGAGCGGACGGCGTTCCCGCGAGAAGTCATGAAGGCCTTGGTCGAACAACTCTCGGCGTATCCGATCGGTACGTCGGTTCGGCTCTCGACCGGTGAGTTGGGCACAGTAATTCGAGTCAATACACGCTATCCACTCCGCCCGGCCGTCATGATCAGGGAGACAGAACCGGAGGGCCTTGAATCACGACACGTTGATCTGAGTACGTTACCGCTCGTAACGATCATTGAGACCGTGGAACCTCCCGATATCGCAAGACTTTCATTTCCGACACAGGCCAAAAAGACTGAGCCTATGGCATCGGTTTCGGATCAATTTTCATCCTTGCTGGAAAGTCTTGATGCAATAGCGAGCGCGATTCAGGGTGTGGTTGAGTCGGCCGGACCTGGCCGCCATGAAAGCGATAACTCTGCTCGAGATGAATCATCGCGAGCGCAGGGACGAACCGCTTCCCGAGAACTTGTCGATGCGTCTTTTGAAAAAGAAGTGGTCGGATTATTTGCGCTCGAAGCGCATGAGTGGTTGGCGCAAATTCAGACGACGCTCAAAAAGTTGAGTGAAGGGGCCAACCAAACTGTTCGACCAAAGCTTTACGGGATCATCCTCCAGGGAATCACCAATCTCGCGAAATCAGCCGCAACGGTTCAGTTATCGGCGATTGAGCAGATGGCGTCGAATCTCTTGCCAATCTTGCAGGAGGTCGGACGACAAGAGCCACGGGCAGCGGCTGCGGCACTGAACTCACTTCATGAAGGGCTGGCACGTATCAGCATGGCCGTTCATCGTTTGACCGGCGGGCAGGGAGACGAATATCCCGCACCAGTTCCTGTCAGTGAAGGGCCAGCAGTTGAACCTGCATCGTCCAGTTCACCGGCCAACCATGAAAAAGTGGCTGCACCTCGGTCAGTGATCCAGGCATCGACGGCTGGTGGCCTCCCGCTTCTGACAGCTTTGCGGGAACTCCATCAGGCTAGGGCGAGGTCCGTCCAACCAACCAGAGACGTCTTGGAGGCCGTCATTCTCATGGCTGAACATGAGGGTGGCGATCTAGAAGCAACTTCAATTGATCGTATTCTCAATGAGTTAAACATCCTTGATGAAGAGTTTGTTGAAGAAGTTCGAAAAAGGGTTCCTGTCATTATACGAGAGCTTCACAACTTGCGCAGTCAGGAAACAACCGATTTTGTGACCGCCACTCAACTTGACCCGATTGTGCGAGAGGTTGACACACTGCACGACCTGGCAAGCCGAGTTCAGGCCTCAATGATGACGATGTTTCTCCAAGGACTACAATCGTTCTTACTCGTGACAGCCTACAGAAAGGCATCAACGCTGCCGCAACGACTAGAAATGGTCGAAGCACGGATGCAGGCCCTCATTCCAATGGCAGAACAATGGGTCAACATTGGGCGGCTTGAGCGGGCCGCCATCAGCGAAATTCTGCCTGCCTAA